CTCAGATGGAGAATTCGTGATATAAAGCCTTGGAGAGTAGTTGGCTGAAATTATCTCCCTAAAAGAAGAAGGCACTATGAGCCTTCCCTTTGAATCTAGAGTATAATAATACTTTCCTGAAAAAGCAGGCATCTCTTTATTTCACTCCACTTTCTACCACTTTTTACCACATAATATTATGCATCCTTGGGCTTCTTGTCAAGAGAAAAATGGGGAAATCCTTATATCCCTATATTTTGTGATTAATAATTCAAATGACTACTATCTGTAGTGTTGCCTCTTAGAAGGTATATTCCTCGCTAAGAGCGATTAATCGCATAGGACATTTCTACTTTGGCAAGAATAGGACATTTCTACTTTGGCTTGAGATTAACACAAAAAAGGATTTCCCTTGACAATCTTCTATCTACTTAATATAATTAAGAAAATTCCCATGACAAAAGCAGACATCGTAGAGATTATATTTGATAAGGTAGGGCTCTCGAAAAAAGAGGCACAGGATATTTTAGAGGTAATATTCGAGACGATAAAAAATGCTGTTACAGAGGGAGAATCAGTCAAGGTATCTAAGTTCGGAACATTCAATGTAAGGAAGAAGCAGTCAAGGAGGGGCAGGAATCCTCAGACAGGCGAGGAACTGGAAATAACCCCAAGAAGGGTGCTTACATTTAAGGCAAGTAACCAGCTAAAGGAGATTATAGGAAAATAATATGCAGAAGCCTCATGCTAAAACCATCGCACCGAACAATCCTCTGCCTGATAAGCTGTTTTATAAGATAGGCGAGGTATCGAGGATTACGGCGGTTGAGCCTTATGTGCTTAGATACTGGGAGTCCGAGTTTCCTTTTTTGAGACCAAGGAAAAGCAAATCAGGTCAAAGGGTATATATAAAGAAAGACCTCGAGACAATCCTCGAGATAAAGAAACTTCTTTATTCCGAAAGGTATACAATCGAGGGTGTAAGGAAAAGATTTAGAGATTTAACCCCTGAACTCACGGCTCTGCCCCAGGTGACTTCATTGGCTTCGGTAGTGTTAGAAGGCTCAGTGAGTGCCTCTTTAGATGCCATCGAACAGATAAAGCAGAAGCTCAGAAACATCATCAGTCATCTCGTTTAGCTCGGGGCGTAGCGCAGCCTGGTAGCGCACTCGCTTGGGGTGCGAGTGGTCGGCAGTTCAAATCTGCTCGCCCCGATGAGCTAACTAACCGGATGAGTCAGATGTAGTCAAAAAGAACCATTGTCTTTCGGTCTACTTAGGAGGCAATTTTGCAGGCTCTACAGGTGCTGTCTTTTCCTTGACAGCAGGTGACTCTTTTATGATGGTTTCTTTTCTCACGGATGCAATTGCCAAAAACAAGGATGTCAGCATGAAAACAACTGCAACGATTGTGGTCAGCTTACTGAGGAATGTAGCCGCTCCTCTTCCTCCAAAAAGCGTCTGGCTTGAGCCTCCAAATGCAGCGCCAAGCTCTGCGCCCTTTCCACCTTGTATCAGCACTACGAATATCAGAAAGAAACTTACAAGGACATGTATTATCAAAAGCAGGGTTACCATTTATCCTCCTTTAACTATTTTAGCAAAACTCTCTGCCTTTAGGCTTGCACCGCCAACCAGTGCTCCATCGACATCAGGGCATGACATAAGTGCATTTATATTCTCAGGAGTCACGCTTCCTCCATAAAGTATTCTCAACTTATCTGCCACAGAGCCATACATATCCTTTATCTCGGACCTTATATATTTATGAGCCTCCTCTGCCTGCTCTTCAGTTGCTGTAACCCCGGTTCCTATAGCCCATACAGGCTCATAGGCAATAACTATGTCTTTAATCTCACTTATGCCCTTAAGCCCTCCATGAACCTGTGACCTGAGAACATCAAATGTCCTGCCTGCATTTCTTTCACTTAGGCTTTCTCCTATGCAGAAAATAACTCCAAGACCTTCTTTTAACGAAGCCTTTATCTTCTTATTGACCGTCTCATCGGTTTCATTAAAATACTGTCTTCTTTCCGAATGCCCGATTATCACAAACCTGCACCCTACATCCCTGAGCATAAGAGGTGAGACCTCGCCTGTGTATGCACCTTTTTCCTCATAAAAGACATCCTGAGCCGAAAGCATCACGACTGTGCCCTTTAGCCTTTCGGAAACCCTCTCAAGGGCTGTAAAAGGAGGGGCTATTACAATATCCCTGTTGCCGACTTTCTCGATTGACCGAAGGAATTCGTTTAAGAACTCCATGGCATCAGGGAGAGTCTTATTCATTTTCCAGTTAGCCGCAATAAAAGGTCTTCGCATTTGAGTTTTAATTATACCCGAAAATGAAGCCAGAGGGCAAATCGAAAATATAATGGGTAGAGCTTATGTCCTACCAAGCCGAGCCAACTACTATATAAATAAATTTATGACGCTATTTGATAAAGTTCTAAAACTTAGCGAATTAGTGAGATAGAACAACTGTTGTTCTATTTTTAGCATCCATCTCTTTCTTTAACCCGTAAAGCAAAAACATTAGACCCTGAAAGGATGGAGGAAATACTTGAGAGAGGATATGGGATTAAAAGAAGATAATAGAATGAATTTACACAAAATGATTGGCACTACCTTCTTCCCCTTTTCTAAGGGGGATTACTGGATTTTATGATATACTTACACAATGACTCCTGAAACCATATACCTTGACAACAATGCAACTACATGCATCTCTTTAGAGGTTATCTCGGAGATGATGCCTTATATCAAGACCCTTTATGGAAATCCATCGAGCATGCACACATTTGGCTCCTCTATAAGGGAAAAGATTGAGGAGGCAAGGGAAAGGGTTGCCTATTTAATAGGCGCAGAGCCAGAAGAGATAGTCTTTACGAGCTGTGGCACTGAAAGCGACAACACAGCACTTATGAGCGCAGTGGATGCATATCCTCATAAAAAACATATAATCACCACCTCTGTAGAGCATCCTGCTGTTCTTAACTTCGTAAGCCATCTCCAGAAGACAAAAGGCTTCAGAGTGACTTACTTACCTGTTGACGGTAAGGGAAATCTGGACATGGATGAGTTCCTTAATGCCATTTCCGAAGAAACCTCGATAGTCTCTGTGATGTATGCAAACAACGAGACAGGTGTGATCTTCCCTCTCAAGGAGATAGCCGGAATAATAAGGGAGAAGTCCATGGAATATGGAAGAAAAATCCTCTTTCACACAGATGCTGTTCAGGCAGTAGGAAAGATTCCTATAAATGTAAAAGAGCTGTCTTCTCTGGACATGCTATCCATCTCCGGGCATAAGCTTCATGCACCAAAAGGTATAGGCGCACTTTATGTAAGAAAGGGCATGCGGTTTCATCCATATATAATCGGAGGACATCAGGAAAATGGAATGAGGGCAGGGACCGAAAACACTGCCTCTATAATCGGTCTTGGAAAGGCATGCGAGCTTGCAAGCGAAAGGCTTCCAGATGATGACTCCTATATCGGAAGGCTCAGGGACAAGCTTGAGTCGAGCCTTCTTGAAAGGTGCTCGCCAGCGAGGATAAATGGAGATAAGGAGAGGCGTCTGGCAAACACGACGAATATAAGCTTTGATTATGTCTCAGGCGAGGCAATACTCGTTAAGCTCAACGAGCATGGTATATGCGTGTCAACTGGCTCTGCATGCGCATCGGGCTCTGGAGAGCCAAGCCATGTGCTTAAGGCAATGTCTGTGCCTCCAGAGGCAATACACGGCTCTATAAGGTTTTCCCTCGGAAGATATAATAAAGAGGCAGAGATCGATAAGGTGGTTAAAATCCTGCCTGCAATCGTAAATGAGCTGAGGGAGATTTCGCCTCTTAGCAAATGCTGAAAGGTATCCCCGTAGCAAGCTACAGGGAATAGTCCAGTTTAAAAATAGTTTACATTTATACATGATTTCCTGTATCTTTTTATTATGATTGACCTTCACACGCATAGCATCCTTAGCGATGGAGAGCTTCTTCCATTTGAGCTTGTGGTTAGGGCAATGAATGCGGGCTATAAGGCAATTGCCATCACAGACCATGTAGATGCCTCCAATATCGATTTTTCGGTTCCAAGATTGGTTAAGGCGGTTATGAAACTAAAAGGGCTTTTCCCAATAGAGGTTATAGCAGGCGCCGAGATAACTCATGTGCCTCCACAGTTGATTAGAGAGCTTGTGAAGGAGGCGAGGGAGCTTGGTGCAGAGCTTGTAGTGGTTCACGGAGAGACCATTGTAGAGCCAGTTATACCCGGCACGAACAGGGCCGCCATAGAGGCAGGTGCTGACATAATCGCACACCCAGGGCTTATCCTTACAGAGGACATCCTATTTGCAAAGGAAAAAAAAGTCGTTCTCGAGATTACGGCAAGAAAAGGACATTGCCTTTCAAATGGGTATGTTGCAAAAGAGGCAAATAGATTCGGAGCACCTCTCGTCATAAACACGGATGCACATAGCCCCTCTGACCTCATCTCAAAGGAGACGGC
This region of Nitrospirota bacterium genomic DNA includes:
- a CDS encoding integration host factor subunit alpha is translated as MTKADIVEIIFDKVGLSKKEAQDILEVIFETIKNAVTEGESVKVSKFGTFNVRKKQSRRGRNPQTGEELEITPRRVLTFKASNQLKEIIGK
- a CDS encoding MerR family transcriptional regulator: MQKPHAKTIAPNNPLPDKLFYKIGEVSRITAVEPYVLRYWESEFPFLRPRKSKSGQRVYIKKDLETILEIKKLLYSERYTIEGVRKRFRDLTPELTALPQVTSLASVVLEGSVSASLDAIEQIKQKLRNIISHLV
- the secG gene encoding preprotein translocase subunit SecG, with product MVTLLLIIHVLVSFFLIFVVLIQGGKGAELGAAFGGSSQTLFGGRGAATFLSKLTTIVAVVFMLTSLFLAIASVRKETIIKESPAVKEKTAPVEPAKLPPK
- a CDS encoding triose-phosphate isomerase, which produces MRRPFIAANWKMNKTLPDAMEFLNEFLRSIEKVGNRDIVIAPPFTALERVSERLKGTVVMLSAQDVFYEEKGAYTGEVSPLMLRDVGCRFVIIGHSERRQYFNETDETVNKKIKASLKEGLGVIFCIGESLSERNAGRTFDVLRSQVHGGLKGISEIKDIVIAYEPVWAIGTGVTATEEQAEEAHKYIRSEIKDMYGSVADKLRILYGGSVTPENINALMSCPDVDGALVGGASLKAESFAKIVKGG
- the nifS gene encoding cysteine desulfurase NifS; translated protein: MTPETIYLDNNATTCISLEVISEMMPYIKTLYGNPSSMHTFGSSIREKIEEARERVAYLIGAEPEEIVFTSCGTESDNTALMSAVDAYPHKKHIITTSVEHPAVLNFVSHLQKTKGFRVTYLPVDGKGNLDMDEFLNAISEETSIVSVMYANNETGVIFPLKEIAGIIREKSMEYGRKILFHTDAVQAVGKIPINVKELSSLDMLSISGHKLHAPKGIGALYVRKGMRFHPYIIGGHQENGMRAGTENTASIIGLGKACELASERLPDDDSYIGRLRDKLESSLLERCSPARINGDKERRLANTTNISFDYVSGEAILVKLNEHGICVSTGSACASGSGEPSHVLKAMSVPPEAIHGSIRFSLGRYNKEAEIDKVVKILPAIVNELREISPLSKC
- a CDS encoding histidinol phosphate phosphatase domain-containing protein; translation: MIDLHTHSILSDGELLPFELVVRAMNAGYKAIAITDHVDASNIDFSVPRLVKAVMKLKGLFPIEVIAGAEITHVPPQLIRELVKEARELGAELVVVHGETIVEPVIPGTNRAAIEAGADIIAHPGLILTEDILFAKEKKVVLEITARKGHCLSNGYVAKEANRFGAPLVINTDAHSPSDLISKETARKILLSSGIEDNRIESVFETSSALVQKALRRGNA